DNA from Homo sapiens chromosome 5 genomic scaffold, GRCh38.p14 alternate locus group ALT_REF_LOCI_2 HSCHR5_1_CTG1_1:
GAATTGTAACAGTTTCAGGTATCTTAAGAGTAGGTGTTATgaggtgtttgtttttgtttttttttcttacggTGCTGATATCAGGTTGAACTTCTGACatgtatatttagtttttatgtcACTTGGAGTGCCTCCAACTGAAGTTACATGGGTTAGGTACCCATCCCTCAGCAAGAGGAGGGCAAGTTGATGGTAAAACCAACTCTAGTAAGGAGTAGGTGGtcccctgtattagtccgttctcatgctgataataaagacatactcgagactggataatttataaaggaaagaggtttaattgactcacagttgtgtatggctggggaggcctcaggaagcttacaatcatggcagaaggggaagcaaatacatccttcttcacatgatggcaggaaggagaagtgcaaagcaaaaggggaaaagccccttatgaaaccatcagatctcctgagaactcactcactatcatgagaacagcatgaaggtaaccacccccatgattcaattacctcccaccaggtccctcccatgacacatgggaattataggagctacaattcaggatgagatttgggttggggacacagccaaactatatcatcccCCAAAAAATTTAGGGTTCTTTGCCAAAAGGAAGGGAGAATGGATGCTGAGCagactaaaataatatattttaatcccTCTTATTGAAAAGCTaagactaaatttttaaaattgtatgtttttgtttttttgagacggagtgtcgctctgtcgcccggctggagtgcagtggcgcgatctcagctcactgcaacatccacctcccgaattcaaacaattctcccacctcagcctcctgagtagctgggactacaggagcataccaccatgcccagctaatttttgtatttttagtagagatgaggtttcaccatattggtcaggctggtctcgaactgacctcaggcaatctacccaccttggcctcccaaagtgctgggattacaggcatgagccaccacgcccagctaattctgtattttaagtagagacggggtttcaccatgttggtcaggctggtctcgaactcctgacctcaggtgatccgccagccttggcctcccaaagtgctgggattacaggcgtgagccaccgagcctggctgtatttttaaatacaaaaatttgccaggtattgtgatgggtgcctgtaatctcagctactcgggaggcagaggccggagagtcacttgaacccaggaggttgcagtgagctgagatcacaccactgcactgcagcctgggtgacagaatgagactccatctaaaaaaagaaaaaaatgtattttttaaaatacatgatatGGCAAATCATAAAGGTGGTAAGCATCTGAAGTGTGAGAAATAATCATGCAGCTTATGCAGTTTTTGTCTCTACCAATCTTTCAAACCCTCAAACTGCAATGCTTGCTCATTATAGAAAATCTGGGAAAATACAGTAAGTTCTAAATTTCCATAAATTCTAAATAGCATCTCTTTGAAAACTAACtccttgggcatttatcccagtgAAATGATAATAAACAGCCAGCATTTGAAATGTATATTTCAATGACTCGTATATGAATACTATGTTCAGATCACAATAAAGGACATTTCCAGCACCCTCTTAGATAATGCCTCCCATCTGAttatcaccatagattagttttgcctgtttttgaattttttgtaaatGGGATCACACGGTATGTGCTGTAGTGAGCCTAGCTTGATTTGCTCAACGTTACGTCTAAAAGAATTCTCTATTTTGCTGCTATGCAGCAGTTCAGCCTTTTTCACTGTTGTGTAGCATTCTgttatatgaatataccataatttagtTACTCTACATTTCATGGACCTTTGAATTGCTCCCACTTtggggctgttatgaataatgctaccgtaacatttttatatatcttatgATGGTCTTAAACACGCTATCTACTGAGTATATgccaggaatggaattgctgggtcatagggtgtgtgtctatacacacacatacacacattttttagTAGGTACCATCAAACAattgcatttttgttgtttttgttttagtttgtttttaatgaccATACCATTTTACCACCAgcaataaaggaaggttccattGCTCCATACCAGCATTAGGTATTATCAGTCCTTTTATCTTTAACCATATTGGTGGGaggtagtggtatctcattgtagtcttAATTTACTTCCATATACTTAATTTAAATACACTcaatttatatacacacacgtatactcTCTCAGCCTTCAGTAAGCCAGTCCCATTCCCCTGAACTAACCAATGTTAATAATGGTATACTTCTCTCAGTGCTCATGcaaacatgcatacacacacatacacataaataagGGGTGTGGGAATGTATTTGATTCtgagagctgctgtaacaaattaccacaaacttagtggcttaaaacaacagaaatatttctgttcacagttctggaggccagaaatctgagAGCAAGATGTCAGCTGGGCCACAcctccctctgaaggctccaaGGGAGAATCCTTGCTTTCCTCTTCCAGCTGCTGGTGGCTCCAGGTATTACTTGGCTTATGGCAGCATAACTCCtatctctgcctttgtctttgtggtcttcttttctgtcttcttcccttctttttatgAGGACTTTTGCTGTTGGATTTAGGTTCCATTCTAACCTAGGATGATCTCATTTGGAAATCCTTAATTTCATCTACAAAAACTGTTTTCCCAAATAGGTCACATTCACGCATATCAGATGGACAGATGTATCATTTTGGGGtccaccattcaacccactacaaggagttttttaaacaaaaataggaaaCTTAGATGTAac
Protein-coding regions in this window:
- the SERF1B gene encoding small EDRK-rich factor 1 isoform 2 (isoform 2 is encoded by transcript variant 2), which encodes MARGNQRELARQKNMKKTQEISKGKRKEDSLTASQRKQSSGGQKSESKMSAGPHLPLKAPRENPCFPLPAAGGSRYYLAYGSITPISAFVFVVFFSVFFPSFYEDFCCWI